TCTTTTCCAACATTAGATGCCCAAGAGTGGTTAGATAAAAAAGGCTTTATAGATGGTGATAAAGTAAAATATTCATACACTAGTGCATCAGATAGTTCAATATCTATACTTCTAAACAATAACGCAGACATGATAATATTGTCTCTACCTAATTACAACAAACTTATCACCAAAAAGAATAAAGATTTAGTACATGTAATATATCAAAGTAAACCAAAACTAAGTAGAATCTATCTAGCAAAAGATGCAGATGGTATTACTTTACAAGAGTGGGAAAAAGCACTAGATGCTTTTTCTAAATCACCTGAAGGCAAAAGACATTTAGAAATTACTAAGCTTGAAGGATTTAAGAAAATAAAACCAGAAGATTTAGATAACTTAGATTCAATAGTAGCTAAAACTATAGAAAGGTTATACAATAAATGAGAGTATCTTTAGCCTGGAAATGGGTAATTGCAAGTTTGATAATTGAAAGTTTAATGCTTACATTAATGGTATTAAAAAATGTAAATCAATTAGAAACAAACTTATCAACTCAAACAAATATAAGACTAGATGAACAAAAAATATTATTAAAAAGTGCCCTAATTGCACCTATCGTTCAGATGGATTATGCCACAATCAATGCAATATTAAATGAGACAAAAAAAATTCCAACAGTAGATTATTTAGCAGTTTTAGATAATCAAAATAATTGTATAAGCAGTGTTGGTTGGGATAGTTGTAAAAATTTACCAAAAAAAGAAGATAATCCCTTTAGTAAAA
This portion of the Arcobacter nitrofigilis DSM 7299 genome encodes:
- a CDS encoding phosphate/phosphite/phosphonate ABC transporter substrate-binding protein, with protein sequence MKLIILILSIFLFSNFCVAQENSIKIGIAPHSSTRIILQSHQDLRIFLQNYFKRPVQILTAKNFSEFTKRSNMGIYYDLILTSPNLAILAQRLGGYTPIMTYTKGLSTIILATNKDILKSKKLPLKVIGLDPVSFPTLDAQEWLDKKGFIDGDKVKYSYTSASDSSISILLNNNADMIILSLPNYNKLITKKNKDLVHVIYQSKPKLSRIYLAKDADGITLQEWEKALDAFSKSPEGKRHLEITKLEGFKKIKPEDLDNLDSIVAKTIERLYNK